The sequence below is a genomic window from Ipomoea triloba cultivar NCNSP0323 chromosome 10, ASM357664v1.
ATACTTAGCATCTTTATAAGATGAAGTTGGTGTTCCAagtgattttaatatttttaatccatGTACCACCTTTTCTGTATGCTTATTCCTTTCCCTATGAATAAACAGGTTTCCAAGTTTGCCATTCTTTGGGTGGAGGCACGGGGTCTGGTATGGGCACCCTTCTCATTTCCAAGATCAGGGAGGAGTATCCAGATCGTATGATGTTGACATTCTCTGTCTTCCCTTCACCGAAAGTATCTGATACAGTTGTTGAGCCATATAATGCTACTCTTTCTGTTCATCAACTAGTAGAGAATGCAGATGAGTGTATGGTTCTGGATAATGAGGCTCTTTATGACATCTGCTTCCGTACTCTCAAGCTTGCAACTCCTACCTGTAAGTGCTAATTTATGTACTTTGCCATCATTCAAATTAAATAGGATTGACAACGTAATTTgataatttgttttatattgtGATCTTCTACATAATATTCATAGCAACATTTCATTGACATGATGGCTTTCGTTGTTCTTAATGTTTTCACAGCAATTGTATTCTACATcctgatattatatttttattttttgctttcCCATGTTGCAGTTGGTGATCTCAACCACCTGATTTCCGCAACAATGAGTGGTGTGACATGCTGTCTTCGATTCCCTGGACAGCTAAACTCTGACCTTAGGAAACTGGCTGTTAATCTTATCCCATTCCCTCGACTGCACTTCTTCATGGTTGGATTTGCACCCTTGACCTCTAGAGGCTCCCAGCAATACCGAGCCCTCACTGTCCCTGAACTTACCCAGCAGATGTGGGATGCCAAGAACATGATGTGTGCTGCTGATCCTCGTCATGGCCGCTACCTAACTGCCTCAGCAATGTTCCGTGGTAAGATGAGCACCAAAGAAGTCGACGAGCAAATGATTAATGTTCAGAACAAGAACTCCTCGTACTTTGTAGAGTGGATTCCGAATAATGTAAAATCCAGTGTTTGTGACATCCCTCCAAAGGGTCTGAAGATGGCATCCACTTTTATTGGAAATTCAACTTCAATTCAAGAGATGTTCAGGCGTGTCAGTGAGCAATTCACAGCCATGTTTAGGCGTAAAGCTTTCTTGCACTGGTACACTGGTGAAGGGATGGATGAGATGGAGTTCACCGAGGCCGAGAGTAACATGAATGACCTCGTTGCTGAATACCAGCAATACCAGGATGCAACTGTCGATGACGAGGAGtacgaggaagaagaagaagaggtgtGTGCTTGAGGTATCTTCGGCTTCCGCTCACTTTGCCCAACACTTGTACTATATGTCGGTTTTCTCATGGGTGTTTGGTTTTCATCTTGAATGGACCAGATAGATCAAGTTATTGGTTGTATGTAATATAATGTTGTATCATCTGTATTTGAGATGAGTTTGTTACAATGCCTTTGTAATTCGATGTTATTTGCAAGTGCTTTGCTACTTCATTTTCGTCTTTAAGGATCATACTCTTCAACCAAAGTTGGATACTTGGAGTAGCCATTGATtgtaaatattaacaaaaaaacagTTGATTAAAGGATAAATGTATTGATTGATATAAGTGAGAAGGATATTTCAGTTTCCATTAAAGTATATTTAGTTTGAGCTGAGAGAACTCTTCCCCATATACAGAAAAGGGAAATGAAAGGTTAAGGCTTTGTATCTTTGTACGATTTAAGTAGAAACACAGCCccaaatatactttttttttgggcaCTTAAGCACAAAATGTCATTAGCAACACAGCCCCACAATATACAGCAATGGTTAATAGAATTAGTTCATCCACACTAACAATCCTACTTCAACTGAACAAAAAAAGGGAGACCAATGAGCTATTTGATTCCCAAAAGCTAAATATCACATTATATAGATGATAGGTCCTCGTAGATAGTCTTGATCCCCGGCCTCTCCGATACAGAGCGTATACACCGTAAGGCTATTCCCATAACCTCCTTCATATGTTTCTCGACCACCGGATTCCCCATCTCAGGCAACAGCACGGAATCAAAACAATCAGAACCGTGACCCTCCGCCACCTTCAACCTCACCCAGTCTGTCAAATCAACCCCACCGTCTTCTCCAGAAACCACATCGCCCGCACATTTTCCAGTTAGAAGCTCCAACAATATCACTCCAAAAGCATATACATCTGATTTGAAGGAGGGCAGTGGCTTCTTGGAGGCA
It includes:
- the LOC116033531 gene encoding tubulin beta chain — translated: MREILHIQGGQCGNQIGAKFWEVICDEHGIDHTGRYSGDSDLQLERINVYYNEASGGRYVPRAVLMDLEPGTMDSVRSGPFGQIFRPDNFVFGQSGAGNNWAKGHYTEGAELIDSVLDVVRKEAENCDCLQGFQVCHSLGGGTGSGMGTLLISKIREEYPDRMMLTFSVFPSPKVSDTVVEPYNATLSVHQLVENADECMVLDNEALYDICFRTLKLATPTFGDLNHLISATMSGVTCCLRFPGQLNSDLRKLAVNLIPFPRLHFFMVGFAPLTSRGSQQYRALTVPELTQQMWDAKNMMCAADPRHGRYLTASAMFRGKMSTKEVDEQMINVQNKNSSYFVEWIPNNVKSSVCDIPPKGLKMASTFIGNSTSIQEMFRRVSEQFTAMFRRKAFLHWYTGEGMDEMEFTEAESNMNDLVAEYQQYQDATVDDEEYEEEEEEVCA